A stretch of Mesoplodon densirostris isolate mMesDen1 chromosome 7, mMesDen1 primary haplotype, whole genome shotgun sequence DNA encodes these proteins:
- the GPR152 gene encoding probable G-protein coupled receptor 152 — MDTAMEVNLGATGHGPRTELDDEDYPQGGWDTVFLVALLLLGLPANGLMAWLAGSQAWQGAGTRLALLLLSLALSDFLFLAAAAFQILEIQHGGHWPLGTAACRFYYFLWGVSYSSGLFLLTALSLDRCLLALCPRWYPEHRPARLPLWVCAGVWVLATLFSVPWLVFPEAAVWWYDLVICLDFWDSEELPLRMLEILGGFLPFLLLLVCHVLTQAATCRTCRRQPGSTACRGFARVAKTILSAYVVLRLPYQLAQLLYLAFLWDIYPGYLLWEALVYSDYLILLDSCLSPFLCLLASADLRALLRAVLSSFAAALCEERPGSFTAAEPQTQAASEDQTLPGPVAEAQPQVNPTAQPLLESAAQPQSDSLVQPQLNPRAQPQENHEAQRQLDAGAQPQASPEAQPPGAPASSAPSPCDEASSAPSTDSTPEAPVNPAEPAASEGESPSSTPQEEVPGAGPT; from the coding sequence ATGGACACTGCTATGGAAGTCAACCTGGGTGCCACTGGCCACGGGCCCCGCACAGAGCTCGATGATGAGGACTACCCCCAGGGTGGCTGGGACACGGTCTTCCTGGTGGCCctgctgctcctggggctgcCAGCCAACGGGCTCATGGCGTGGCTGGCCGGCTCACAGGCCTGGCAGGGAGCGGGCACGCGGCTCGCCCTGCTCCTGCTCAGCCTGGCCCTCTCTGACTTTTTGTTCCTGGCGGCAGCAGCCTTCCAGATCCTGGAGATCCAGCATGGAGGGCACTGGCCACTGGGGACGGCCGCCTGTCGCTTCTACTACTTCCTGTGGGGCGTGTCCTACTCCTCCGGCCTCTTCCTGCTGACAGCCCTCAGCCTGGACCGCTGCCTGCTTGCGCTGTGCCCTCGCTGGTACCCTGAGCACCGCCCAGCCCGCCTGCCCCTCTGGGTCTGTGCCGGGGTCTGGGTGCTGGCCACCCTCTTCAGTGTGCCCTGGCTGGTCTTCCCCGAGGCCGCCGTCTGGTGGTACGACCTGGTCATCTGCCTGGACTTCTGGGACAGCGAGGAGCTGCCGCTGCGGATGCTCGAGATCCTGGGGGGCTTCCTGCCTTTCCTCCTGCTGCTCGTCTGCCACGTGCTcacccaggctgccacctgcagAACCTGCCGCCGCCAGCCCGGCTCCACGGCCTGCCGAGGCTTTGCCCGCGTGGCCAAGACCATTCTGTCAGCCTatgtggtcctgaggctgccctACCAGCTGGCGCAGCTGCTGTACCTGGCCTTCCTGTGGGACATCTACCCCGGCTACCTGCTCTGGGAGGCCCTGGTCTACTCTGACTACCTGATCCTGCTTGACAGCTGCCTCAgccccttcctctgcctcctgGCCAGCGCCGACCTCCGGGCCCTGCTGCGCGCCGTGCTCTCCTCCTTCGCAGCAGCTCTCTGTGAGGAGCGGCCGGGCAGCTTCACTGCGGCTGAGCCACAGACCCAAGCGGCCTCTGAGGATCAGACTCTACCAGGGCCAGTGGCTGAGGCCCAGCCACAGGTGAACCCCACAGCCCAGCCACTGTTGGAGTCCGCGGCCCAGCCACAGTCAGACTCTCTGGTCCAGCCTCAGCTGAACCCCAGGGCGCAGCCCCAGGAGAACCACGAGGCCCAGCGCCAGCTGGATGCTGGGGCCCAGCCACAGGCAAGCCCTGAGGCCCAGCCCCCTGGAGCCCCAGCcagctcagcccccagcccctgtgACGAAGCCTCCTCTGCCCCCTCCACGGATTCCACCCCAGAGGCCCCTGTGAACCCAGCCGAACCTGCTGCCTCTGAGGGAGAAAGCCCCAGCAGCACCCCCCAGGAGGAGGTCCCGGGTGCAGGCCCCACCTGA